One region of Rhodocaloribacter litoris genomic DNA includes:
- a CDS encoding T9SS type A sorting domain-containing protein: MKRRHLILFLGCMMMCGTGQQVLGQQTRHVALGGDDAGNACLDAAAPCASVGRALAVAEAGDVIEVGAGTFYEGDLTIRTDVTLRGAGADVTVLDADASDGPSETRIERIPPAVALLRAGVRVAYKHAGSPHAHVLRVEAGVTARVEDMTLQDGGDLFTDNRQGGGVWNAGTLTLARVIVRDNVASVASDYEAEPRGGGIWNGGTLHLVESLVERNAAAGFLIEGGRGGGIWNEGMLVLERSTVAANTASDVQDACYGAGLYNAGTLIVRNSTLSGNALACFEGGAGGGLFNAGEALVEATTLAGNTVRAAWDGPAARSGGLAATRSASTRVRGSLVAGNTAVDNDATADCDGLAASDGFNVFAEGTGCPAGATDTLVDPASVFTAVLGPLADHGGPTPVHALLAGSPALDAGTCLLASGDTLAVDQRGYTRWDGACDAGAFEEGADATEKVAVATEDEPADVPSAIRLEGNYPNPFNPSTQIVFTLAEARPVRLAVYDVLGRQVALLVDGLQPAGRRTVTFAAGGLPGGLYVYRLEAGREVQTRTMMLVR; the protein is encoded by the coding sequence ATGAAGCGCCGGCATCTGATACTTTTTCTGGGGTGCATGATGATGTGCGGGACCGGCCAGCAGGTCCTGGGACAGCAGACCCGCCATGTGGCGCTCGGGGGCGACGATGCCGGCAACGCATGTCTCGATGCGGCGGCGCCGTGTGCGAGCGTGGGCCGGGCGCTGGCCGTGGCCGAAGCCGGGGACGTGATCGAGGTCGGCGCCGGGACGTTCTACGAGGGCGATCTGACGATCCGCACCGACGTGACGCTGCGCGGGGCCGGGGCGGACGTGACGGTCCTCGACGCCGACGCCTCGGACGGGCCTTCCGAGACGCGCATCGAGCGCATCCCGCCGGCGGTGGCGCTGCTGCGGGCCGGGGTGCGGGTGGCCTACAAGCATGCCGGCAGCCCCCACGCGCACGTCCTCCGCGTCGAGGCCGGGGTCACGGCCCGGGTGGAAGACATGACCCTGCAGGACGGCGGCGACCTGTTCACGGACAACCGGCAGGGCGGCGGCGTCTGGAACGCGGGCACGCTCACGCTGGCGCGCGTCATCGTCCGCGACAACGTAGCGTCCGTCGCCTCCGACTACGAGGCCGAGCCCCGGGGCGGCGGCATCTGGAACGGCGGGACGCTGCACCTGGTCGAGAGCCTGGTCGAGCGCAACGCGGCGGCGGGCTTCCTCATCGAAGGGGGGCGCGGCGGCGGCATCTGGAACGAGGGCATGCTCGTGCTCGAGCGCAGCACGGTGGCCGCCAACACGGCTTCGGACGTGCAGGATGCCTGCTACGGGGCAGGCCTCTACAACGCGGGTACGCTCATCGTGCGCAACAGCACCCTCAGCGGCAATGCGCTGGCCTGCTTCGAGGGCGGTGCCGGCGGCGGCCTCTTCAACGCAGGCGAGGCGCTTGTCGAGGCAACCACGCTGGCCGGGAACACCGTGCGGGCGGCCTGGGACGGCCCCGCGGCCCGGAGCGGCGGGCTGGCCGCCACCCGCTCGGCGAGCACCCGCGTGCGCGGCAGCCTCGTGGCCGGCAACACCGCCGTGGATAACGACGCGACGGCCGACTGCGATGGCCTCGCCGCCTCGGACGGCTTCAACGTCTTCGCCGAAGGCACCGGCTGCCCGGCCGGCGCGACCGACACGCTCGTCGATCCCGCCTCGGTCTTCACGGCCGTCCTCGGCCCGCTGGCCGATCACGGCGGTCCCACGCCCGTGCACGCCCTCCTTGCGGGCAGCCCCGCCCTCGATGCCGGCACCTGCCTCCTGGCCTCCGGCGACACGCTCGCCGTCGACCAGCGCGGCTACACCCGGTGGGACGGCGCCTGCGATGCCGGGGCCTTCGAGGAAGGCGCCGACGCGACGGAGAAGGTGGCCGTCGCCACGGAGGACGAACCGGCGGACGTGCCCTCGGCGATCCGGCTCGAAGGCAACTACCCGAATCCTTTCAACCCGTCCACGCAGATCGTCTTCACGCTAGCCGAGGCCCGTCCCGTGCGGCTGGCCGTCTACGACGTGCTGGGCCGCCAGGTGGCCCTCCTCGTCGACGGCCTGCAGCCGGCCGGCCGCCGGACCGTCACCTTTGCCGCCGGCGGGCTACCCGGCGGGCTCTACGTCTACCGCCTCGAAGCCGGGCGCGAGGTACAGACGCGCACGATGATGCTGGTCAGGTGA
- a CDS encoding IS4 family transposase, translating to MDTEAIPDLPEVDELSTWLVHELHDMALGDKRLDRRLLDTGAKLAARPSVSINQACADWADTKAAYRLFDNAKTTAEKIRAPHYRRTRERAQGHKRLFAIQDTTYLNYTHHPSTKGLGPIGTAQQNLSGIVMHTSLLMTEQGLPLGLAGQAIWVRPPTMHQRTADERRKLPIEEKESSKWLQALQQTQAVVPPEAQLITIGDSESDLFELFHQARTLETDLLVRAAQNRSVCAPEVGRLWEVMGRQAACGQLQVLVPARKGKPKRQASVTVRFAPVSLKAPRHLRKKMGDMPLYAVLVQEEAPPAEDPPLCWLLLSTVPVHRFADAVERIRWYGLRWQIEVYHKVLKSGCRVEKAPLAGVERLMPYLALFSIIAWRLFWMTLVARHAPDVPCTLVLAEHEWRALYAFHHKTQQVPARPPTVGQVVLWIARLGGFLARKSDGPPGVTVLWRGWQRLTDIASAWLVFHPS from the coding sequence ATGGATACGGAAGCAATCCCAGACCTCCCTGAGGTCGATGAACTCTCCACCTGGCTTGTGCATGAATTGCACGACATGGCGCTGGGCGACAAGCGCCTGGACCGGCGACTGCTCGACACCGGCGCCAAACTGGCGGCCAGGCCTTCGGTGTCGATCAATCAGGCCTGTGCGGATTGGGCCGACACCAAGGCCGCCTACCGGCTCTTCGACAATGCCAAAACGACCGCCGAGAAGATCCGGGCGCCCCATTATCGCCGTACGCGGGAGCGGGCCCAGGGGCACAAACGGCTCTTTGCCATTCAGGATACGACCTACCTGAACTATACCCATCATCCCAGTACAAAGGGGCTCGGACCCATCGGCACCGCGCAGCAGAACCTGTCCGGCATAGTCATGCACACCAGCCTGCTCATGACCGAGCAGGGCCTTCCGCTCGGATTGGCCGGTCAGGCCATCTGGGTGCGCCCCCCCACGATGCACCAGCGCACCGCAGACGAACGACGCAAGCTGCCCATCGAAGAGAAGGAAAGTTCCAAGTGGCTCCAGGCCCTGCAACAGACCCAGGCCGTCGTTCCCCCCGAGGCCCAGCTCATCACCATCGGCGACAGCGAGTCCGACCTTTTTGAGCTTTTTCACCAGGCCCGCACCCTGGAGACCGACCTGCTGGTGCGAGCCGCCCAGAACCGCTCCGTCTGTGCACCCGAAGTGGGGCGGCTCTGGGAGGTGATGGGCCGGCAAGCGGCGTGCGGGCAGTTGCAGGTGCTCGTCCCCGCCCGCAAAGGGAAGCCGAAACGCCAGGCCTCGGTCACGGTGCGCTTTGCGCCTGTGAGCTTGAAAGCCCCTCGGCACCTGCGCAAAAAGATGGGCGATATGCCGCTCTATGCGGTGCTGGTGCAAGAGGAGGCCCCGCCCGCGGAGGACCCGCCTTTGTGCTGGCTTCTTTTGAGCACGGTGCCGGTGCATCGTTTTGCCGACGCCGTGGAGCGGATCCGGTGGTACGGCCTGCGCTGGCAGATTGAGGTCTATCACAAGGTGCTCAAATCGGGATGCCGTGTGGAAAAAGCCCCGTTGGCCGGCGTGGAGCGTCTGATGCCCTATCTGGCCCTGTTCAGCATCATAGCCTGGCGTCTTTTCTGGATGACCCTGGTGGCCCGTCATGCGCCTGATGTGCCCTGCACGCTGGTGCTGGCCGAGCATGAGTGGCGGGCTCTGTATGCCTTCCACCACAAGACGCAGCAGGTGCCTGCCCGGCCGCCCACGGTGGGCCAGGTGGTCCTGTGGATCGCCCGGCTGGGCGGCTTTCTGGCTCGCAAAAGCGATGGGCCTCCGGGTGTCACTGTGCTCTGGCGCGGCTGGCAACGTCTCACCGATATCGCCTCCGCCTGGCTCGTCTTTCACCCCTCCTGA
- a CDS encoding nuclear transport factor 2 family protein: MTRESFSRWCRAYGLAWEARDPDAAAALFSPDACYYETPFATPVQGREAIRAYWEEAVRTQREINFSYLVLGVSGARGLAHWQASFLRVPGNARVQLDGILAVEMNEAGQCRTFREWWHRHETSPAVSKPVDACS, encoded by the coding sequence ATGACGAGAGAGAGCTTCAGCCGCTGGTGCCGGGCCTACGGGCTCGCCTGGGAAGCCCGCGATCCGGACGCCGCCGCAGCCCTTTTCTCCCCGGATGCATGCTACTACGAAACCCCGTTCGCCACGCCGGTGCAGGGGCGGGAAGCGATCCGGGCGTACTGGGAGGAGGCGGTTCGGACCCAGCGAGAGATCAACTTTTCATACCTTGTTCTGGGCGTCTCGGGGGCACGGGGCCTGGCGCACTGGCAGGCTTCCTTCCTCCGCGTACCCGGCAACGCGCGTGTGCAGCTCGACGGTATCCTGGCGGTGGAGATGAACGAGGCCGGGCAATGCCGGACCTTCCGCGAGTGGTGGCACCGCCACGAGACGTCTCCTGCTGTATCTAAACCCGTGGACGCATGTTCGTAG
- a CDS encoding DoxX family protein, protein MNKERINTLARLLLALIFLVTGTMKLFGFGSTVATLAGMGLPFPGLLALGAITTEIVGGACLLFAVKARWAALGLILFLVPATLLFHVSGLNDPVQGEMQLIQVLKNLAIMGGLLKVSLEDEPAYGAGKAEGSALLQPSPRS, encoded by the coding sequence ATGAACAAGGAACGGATCAACACGCTGGCTCGCCTGTTGCTGGCACTGATTTTCCTGGTGACCGGGACCATGAAGCTTTTCGGTTTCGGCAGCACGGTCGCCACGCTCGCGGGAATGGGATTGCCTTTTCCCGGGTTGCTGGCGCTGGGGGCCATCACCACGGAGATCGTGGGGGGTGCCTGCCTGCTCTTTGCCGTAAAAGCGCGCTGGGCCGCGCTGGGGCTGATCCTCTTCCTGGTGCCGGCCACGCTGCTCTTTCACGTGAGCGGGCTGAACGATCCCGTTCAGGGGGAGATGCAGTTGATCCAGGTGTTGAAAAATCTGGCCATTATGGGCGGGTTGCTCAAGGTTTCGCTGGAGGACGAACCGGCGTATGGCGCCGGAAAGGCCGAAGGGAGCGCGCTCTTGCAGCCGTCTCCGCGTTCGTAG
- a CDS encoding NAD-dependent epimerase/dehydratase family protein, with translation MRIFMTGATGYIGRAVAEALFRRGYDLLALAHSERAARDLAARGYDVLRGDLTQAAVLAEGARQADGVVHLGLVREGDVAGVDTAAVQVLLDALAGTDKPFLYTSGVWVLGATGPKAADEATPPAPVELVAWRSRVERMVQEAPVRGVVIRPALVYGHGGGIPAMFVEAAREGKPVRLPGDGRQRWPFVHVADLAELYVRALDAPAGTILHGVGEPAVAAWEVAAEAARAAGSTAGVAAWPLSEARAELGAFADALALDQHIVSTAAQRLFGWAPTHSGVLDDLRHGSYTWQEAQAFICTTCGTQFAPSDGPPPRCPICEDARQYVGKGGQAWTTMPALRRTHRNVVRAVEPGLTEIFTEPSFGIGQRALLVETPEGNVLWDAITLLDEETVRAVEARGGLAAIAVSHPHYYSAVAAWSHAFGDVPVYLHTADRSWVMHPDPVLRFWEGDTLDLPGGLRLVRVGGHFPGSAVLYWPRGAAGRGALLTGDSIKVAADRRYVSFMYSFPNHVPLGPAEVRAIVEAVAPLRFDRIYGAWTGDDVRTGATAAVRRSAERYLEAGRGRYPAAEAAPRP, from the coding sequence ATGCGAATCTTCATGACGGGGGCCACCGGTTACATCGGCCGAGCGGTGGCCGAAGCGCTCTTTCGGCGGGGGTACGACCTGCTCGCGCTGGCCCATTCGGAGCGCGCCGCCCGGGACCTGGCGGCCCGGGGCTACGACGTCTTGCGGGGCGACCTGACGCAGGCGGCGGTGCTGGCCGAAGGGGCCCGGCAGGCCGACGGCGTCGTGCACCTGGGGCTGGTGCGCGAGGGGGACGTCGCCGGGGTGGATACGGCGGCGGTGCAGGTCCTGCTCGACGCCCTGGCGGGCACGGACAAGCCGTTCCTTTACACGAGCGGCGTCTGGGTGCTCGGGGCGACGGGGCCGAAGGCCGCCGACGAGGCGACCCCGCCGGCGCCGGTGGAGCTGGTGGCCTGGCGGTCCCGCGTCGAGCGGATGGTGCAGGAGGCCCCGGTCCGCGGGGTGGTGATCCGTCCGGCGCTCGTTTACGGGCACGGCGGAGGTATCCCGGCGATGTTCGTGGAGGCGGCCCGGGAGGGAAAGCCGGTTCGTCTCCCGGGGGACGGGCGGCAGCGCTGGCCCTTCGTCCACGTGGCGGACCTGGCCGAACTGTACGTGCGCGCTCTGGATGCGCCGGCGGGGACGATCCTGCACGGGGTGGGCGAGCCGGCGGTGGCCGCGTGGGAGGTAGCCGCCGAGGCGGCCCGGGCGGCCGGAAGCACGGCCGGCGTGGCAGCCTGGCCCCTGTCCGAGGCGCGCGCCGAGCTGGGGGCCTTCGCCGACGCGCTGGCGCTCGACCAGCACATCGTGAGCACCGCGGCACAGCGGTTGTTCGGCTGGGCGCCGACCCACTCCGGCGTCCTCGACGACCTGCGGCACGGTTCCTACACCTGGCAGGAAGCGCAGGCCTTCATCTGCACCACCTGCGGCACGCAGTTCGCCCCGAGCGACGGCCCGCCGCCCCGCTGCCCGATCTGTGAGGATGCGCGGCAGTATGTCGGGAAGGGCGGGCAGGCGTGGACGACCATGCCGGCCCTGCGCCGGACGCACCGCAACGTCGTCCGCGCCGTCGAGCCGGGGCTGACGGAGATCTTCACGGAACCGTCCTTCGGCATCGGCCAGCGGGCCCTGCTCGTCGAGACGCCGGAGGGCAACGTGCTGTGGGACGCCATCACCCTGCTCGACGAAGAGACGGTCCGGGCGGTGGAGGCCCGCGGCGGGCTGGCGGCCATCGCCGTGTCCCATCCCCACTATTACTCGGCGGTGGCGGCCTGGAGTCACGCCTTCGGGGACGTGCCGGTGTACCTGCATACGGCCGACCGGTCCTGGGTGATGCACCCGGACCCCGTGCTTCGCTTCTGGGAGGGCGACACGCTCGATCTGCCGGGGGGTCTGCGCCTCGTACGCGTCGGCGGGCACTTTCCCGGTTCGGCCGTGCTGTACTGGCCGCGGGGAGCCGCCGGGCGCGGGGCCCTGCTCACCGGCGACTCGATCAAGGTGGCGGCGGACCGGCGGTACGTCAGCTTCATGTACAGCTTTCCCAACCACGTTCCCCTCGGGCCGGCGGAGGTCCGGGCCATCGTCGAGGCGGTCGCACCGCTGCGTTTCGACCGGATCTACGGGGCCTGGACGGGAGACGACGTGCGCACCGGCGCAACTGCGGCGGTCCGGCGTTCGGCCGAGCGCTATCTGGAGGCCGGCCGCGGCCGCTATCCGGCGGCCGAAGCGGCCCCGCGCCCCTGA
- a CDS encoding MarR family winged helix-turn-helix transcriptional regulator, which produces MAHTVREQVKQERFEDPVQEAFIGLLVASGRLRQRLHEVCAAYGITHDQYNVLRILRGVYPEGHPRYEVAGRLIERAPDVTRLLDRLERAGLVERYRSSEDRRLSLARITRKGLDLLAAMETPIRNVRVEALGHLPEDDLKALIRICGTIR; this is translated from the coding sequence ATGGCCCACACGGTTCGGGAGCAGGTGAAGCAGGAACGGTTCGAGGATCCGGTGCAGGAGGCCTTCATCGGGCTGCTGGTGGCGTCCGGCCGGCTCCGGCAGCGGCTGCACGAGGTGTGTGCCGCCTACGGGATCACGCACGACCAGTACAACGTGCTGCGGATCCTGCGCGGCGTCTATCCGGAGGGGCACCCGCGCTACGAGGTCGCCGGCCGCCTCATCGAACGGGCCCCGGACGTGACCCGGCTGCTGGATCGCCTGGAGCGGGCCGGGCTCGTCGAGCGCTACCGCTCCTCCGAGGACCGCCGCCTGTCCCTGGCCCGCATTACCCGGAAGGGGCTCGATCTGCTGGCGGCGATGGAAACCCCGATCCGCAACGTCCGTGTGGAAGCCCTCGGCCACCTGCCGGAGGACGACCTCAAGGCGCTCATCCGGATCTGCGGGACGATCCGGTGA
- a CDS encoding sigma-54-dependent transcriptional regulator, which translates to MPYRIFVVDDDRHYARMMSYRLDKNPDYRVKVFHHGEEVLAQLEEEQPDLILLDIMMPGLDGIEVLRRVMARYPDMLVVMVSAQGVIDTAVEAMKLGAYDYITKGQDDLLKLDKVVQNALEKVNMRRELETLRGEVTRRYGPDGLIGESPPMQRVYRLIQKALRGDIPVAIQGESGTGKELVAKAIHYGSSRKHGPFVVVNCAAIPRELMESEFFGHEKGSFTGAHSRKIGKFEQADGGTIFLDEIGELDLDLQAKLLRALQEGEIQRVGGNETIAFDARVISATNRNVVEMIRAGKFREDLYYRLFQFPIPLPPLRERGQDILLLANYFLREYTKAHPEFKGKRLSLEARRAILEYAWPGNVRELKSAVERAILLSDEDEIRVEDLMLAGERVIAPWNERMTLAEAAEHNFAQVQPRAPSEGTPGGDGEAHPMVSGIALGHDEEEIVSLEELKRRAVERAYRLCDGNVDRAAVELGIGRATMYRLLKKYEITT; encoded by the coding sequence ATGCCATACCGGATTTTCGTCGTCGACGACGACCGGCACTATGCCCGGATGATGAGCTACCGGCTGGACAAGAACCCGGACTACCGGGTCAAGGTGTTCCACCATGGCGAAGAGGTGCTGGCACAGCTGGAGGAGGAACAGCCGGACCTCATCCTGCTGGACATCATGATGCCCGGCCTGGACGGAATCGAGGTGCTCCGGCGTGTCATGGCCCGGTATCCGGACATGCTCGTCGTCATGGTCTCCGCCCAGGGCGTCATCGACACGGCCGTCGAGGCGATGAAGCTCGGCGCCTACGACTACATCACCAAGGGCCAGGACGATCTCCTCAAGCTCGACAAGGTGGTCCAGAACGCCCTGGAGAAGGTGAACATGCGGCGCGAGCTGGAAACGCTCCGCGGTGAGGTGACCCGTCGTTACGGCCCGGACGGGCTGATCGGGGAGAGCCCGCCCATGCAGCGCGTCTACCGGCTGATCCAGAAGGCCCTCCGGGGCGACATTCCCGTGGCCATTCAGGGGGAAAGCGGCACCGGTAAGGAGCTCGTGGCCAAAGCCATCCACTACGGCTCCTCGCGAAAGCACGGGCCGTTCGTCGTGGTCAACTGTGCCGCCATCCCGCGCGAGCTGATGGAGAGCGAGTTCTTCGGGCACGAGAAGGGCTCCTTCACCGGGGCCCACAGCCGCAAGATCGGCAAGTTCGAGCAGGCGGACGGCGGCACCATCTTTCTCGACGAGATCGGCGAACTCGACCTGGACCTGCAGGCCAAGTTGCTGCGGGCGCTTCAGGAGGGTGAGATCCAGCGCGTCGGCGGCAACGAGACGATCGCCTTCGATGCCCGCGTCATCTCGGCCACGAACCGGAACGTCGTCGAGATGATCCGGGCCGGTAAGTTCCGCGAGGATCTCTACTACCGGCTCTTCCAGTTCCCCATCCCGCTGCCGCCGTTGCGCGAGCGCGGGCAGGATATCTTGTTGCTGGCAAATTACTTTCTCAGGGAATATACTAAGGCGCATCCCGAGTTTAAGGGGAAACGGCTTTCGCTGGAGGCCCGGCGGGCCATCCTCGAATACGCCTGGCCCGGCAACGTGCGCGAGCTCAAAAGTGCCGTGGAGCGGGCCATCCTGCTCTCGGACGAGGACGAGATCCGGGTCGAGGACCTGATGCTCGCGGGGGAGCGGGTCATCGCGCCGTGGAACGAGCGCATGACGCTGGCCGAGGCCGCCGAGCACAACTTCGCGCAGGTGCAACCTCGTGCTCCCTCCGAGGGTACACCCGGTGGCGACGGAGAGGCCCACCCCATGGTTTCCGGCATTGCACTCGGCCACGACGAGGAAGAGATCGTTTCGCTCGAAGAGTTGAAGCGGCGTGCCGTGGAACGGGCCTACCGCCTGTGCGACGGCAACGTGGACCGGGCCGCCGTGGAGCTGGGCATTGGCCGGGCCACGATGTACCGCCTGCTCAAGAAGTACGAAATCACGACCTAG
- a CDS encoding EcsC family protein — translation MRLTPYERDVQREIEKWQHDDGSFVMQAVNWAMQPVDWVVRQFVSPELEDQVGAVVENLLSLLNDASEWTYDAGDLLAAARKQGLDVQRIEDLRNEPLEQLDPLARSLFTQHAILAAIEGGGTGLGGAVLIAADIPLLFTINLRLIQQIGAAYGFPMRGPDYRPLVLSIFNVAASGGREAKNAALREVSVAAAALANELTYKGRVSGIFREQSRQLPREIAKNLLGRKLAQTIPLAGAAVGAGINYWFTTETARAAYMLFRALYIERKERL, via the coding sequence ATGCGCCTGACCCCCTACGAGCGCGACGTACAGCGCGAAATCGAAAAGTGGCAGCACGACGACGGGTCCTTCGTGATGCAGGCCGTCAACTGGGCGATGCAGCCGGTGGACTGGGTCGTGCGCCAGTTCGTCTCCCCGGAGCTGGAGGACCAGGTCGGAGCCGTCGTAGAGAACCTGCTTTCGCTGCTCAACGACGCCTCCGAGTGGACGTATGACGCCGGCGACCTGCTCGCCGCAGCGCGGAAGCAGGGCCTGGACGTGCAGCGCATCGAGGACCTGCGCAACGAGCCGCTGGAGCAGCTCGACCCGCTGGCGCGGAGCCTGTTTACCCAGCATGCCATCCTGGCCGCCATCGAAGGCGGGGGAACCGGGCTGGGCGGGGCCGTCCTCATCGCTGCCGACATCCCGCTGCTCTTCACCATCAACCTGCGGCTCATCCAGCAGATCGGCGCGGCCTACGGGTTCCCCATGCGCGGTCCGGACTACCGGCCGCTGGTGCTCTCCATCTTCAACGTGGCCGCTTCGGGCGGGCGCGAGGCCAAGAACGCCGCCCTCCGCGAGGTGAGCGTGGCCGCGGCAGCCCTGGCCAACGAGCTGACTTACAAGGGCCGCGTCAGCGGCATCTTCCGCGAGCAGAGCCGGCAGCTTCCGCGCGAGATCGCTAAAAACCTGCTCGGCCGTAAGCTGGCGCAGACGATCCCGCTGGCCGGGGCGGCCGTCGGGGCCGGCATCAACTACTGGTTCACCACGGAAACCGCCCGGGCGGCCTACATGCTCTTTCGCGCCCTCTACATCGAGCGCAAAGAACGACTCTGA
- the der gene encoding ribosome biogenesis GTPase Der: MSLVAIVGRPNVGKSTFFNRLTESRQAIVHDEPGVTRDRIYGQAFWNGRTFDVVDTGGFVPRSPDRFAAAIREQVHIALDEADLLLFLVDVTTGITDLDEELAALLRRTDKPVLIVANKADNEQRRWEAGVFYQLGLGEVYPVSSLSGSGTGDLLDAVVAALPPEPSRPEDDARVRIAVIGRPNVGKSSLTNALLGQERSIVTEVSGTTRDAVDAAFRYHGQEIVLVDTAGLRKRARLRENVEFYAQLRTERAIQGCDVAVLLLDATQGLEAQDIRVLKEAEQMKKGLVIAVNKWDLIEKDTHTARRYEQAVRERLKTLDYVPVITVSAATGQRIHRLLDLALTVARERQRRIPTSTLNEVVQAAVARTHPPTYRNQHVKIKYAAQVRVAPPVFSFFCNHPRGIREPYRRYLENQLREAFGFQGVPLTLVFKRK, encoded by the coding sequence ATGTCGCTCGTTGCCATCGTGGGCCGGCCCAACGTCGGTAAATCCACCTTCTTCAACCGGCTCACCGAGTCGCGCCAGGCCATCGTGCACGACGAGCCGGGGGTGACGCGGGACCGCATCTACGGCCAGGCCTTCTGGAACGGCCGCACGTTCGACGTGGTGGATACCGGCGGCTTCGTCCCCCGGTCACCGGACCGGTTCGCCGCCGCCATCCGGGAACAGGTGCACATCGCCCTCGACGAGGCGGACCTCCTGCTGTTCCTCGTCGACGTGACCACCGGCATCACCGACCTGGACGAAGAGCTGGCGGCCCTCCTGCGCAGAACCGACAAGCCCGTGCTGATCGTCGCCAACAAGGCCGACAACGAGCAGCGCCGCTGGGAGGCCGGCGTCTTTTACCAGCTGGGCCTCGGGGAGGTCTATCCGGTCAGCTCCCTCAGCGGTTCCGGCACGGGCGACCTGCTCGACGCCGTGGTGGCGGCCCTGCCCCCCGAACCATCCCGGCCCGAGGACGACGCGCGCGTCCGGATTGCCGTCATCGGGCGACCGAACGTCGGCAAGTCCTCCCTCACCAATGCATTGCTGGGCCAGGAACGCTCCATCGTCACCGAGGTCAGCGGCACCACCCGCGACGCCGTCGATGCCGCCTTCCGGTACCACGGCCAGGAGATCGTGCTGGTGGACACGGCCGGGCTCCGCAAGCGGGCCCGCCTCCGCGAAAACGTCGAGTTCTATGCCCAGTTGCGGACCGAGCGGGCCATCCAGGGCTGCGACGTGGCTGTGCTCCTGCTGGATGCCACCCAGGGCCTGGAGGCCCAGGACATCCGCGTGCTCAAGGAGGCCGAACAGATGAAGAAGGGGCTCGTCATCGCTGTCAACAAGTGGGATCTCATCGAGAAGGACACCCACACGGCGCGGCGGTACGAGCAGGCCGTGCGCGAACGCCTCAAGACGCTCGACTATGTGCCCGTGATTACCGTCTCGGCCGCCACCGGCCAGCGTATCCACCGGTTGCTGGACCTTGCCCTGACCGTCGCCCGCGAGCGGCAGCGGCGCATCCCCACCAGCACCCTGAACGAGGTGGTCCAGGCCGCCGTCGCCCGCACCCACCCGCCGACGTACCGGAACCAGCACGTCAAGATCAAATACGCCGCCCAGGTGCGGGTGGCCCCCCCGGTCTTCAGCTTCTTTTGCAACCACCCCCGGGGGATTCGAGAACCTTACCGGCGCTATCTGGAGAACCAGCTGCGGGAGGCCTTCGGCTTCCAGGGGGTACCGTTAACGCTCGTTTTCAAGCGCAAGTAG
- a CDS encoding NuoI/complex I 23 kDa subunit family protein, with product MPGIPANTGKPNERKLNFWERLYLPEIFKGLGYSFRKMVKEPLYTFQYPEEQWYPPDSYRGRPVLVEEAGRPRCVSCNLCARACPPMAISMESREIEGPKEREPAWFEINMLRCIYCGYCEEVCPEEAIVMSKEYDLTFQSRDEAIFGLDRLLVPVERLKDRLDYLEAQRNRPFGQTWSFQRANNIHSLRDRAFLQWLAGQDVEALEAEAASSPAGA from the coding sequence ATGCCCGGCATTCCCGCAAATACCGGTAAACCCAACGAGCGGAAGCTCAACTTCTGGGAGCGGCTCTACCTGCCCGAGATCTTCAAGGGACTCGGCTATTCCTTCCGGAAGATGGTCAAGGAACCGCTCTACACGTTCCAGTATCCGGAAGAGCAGTGGTATCCGCCGGACAGCTACCGGGGCCGGCCGGTGCTCGTGGAGGAAGCGGGGCGCCCGCGTTGCGTCTCCTGCAACCTCTGCGCCCGGGCCTGCCCGCCGATGGCCATCTCGATGGAGTCGCGTGAAATCGAGGGGCCGAAGGAGCGGGAACCGGCCTGGTTCGAGATCAACATGCTGCGGTGCATCTACTGTGGCTACTGCGAGGAGGTGTGTCCTGAGGAAGCCATCGTGATGTCGAAAGAGTATGACCTGACGTTCCAGAGCCGCGACGAGGCCATCTTCGGCCTGGACCGCCTGCTTGTGCCCGTGGAGCGGCTGAAGGACCGGCTGGACTACCTGGAAGCCCAGCGCAACCGGCCGTTCGGGCAGACCTGGTCGTTCCAGCGGGCCAACAACATCCACAGCCTGCGGGACCGTGCGTTCCTGCAGTGGCTGGCCGGGCAAGACGTGGAAGCCCTCGAAGCGGAAGCCGCCTCGTCGCCGGCCGGTGCCTGA